The proteins below are encoded in one region of Enhydrobacter sp.:
- a CDS encoding RHS repeat-associated core domain-containing protein: protein MGPGTGTTQYSYVPVGSLGALQLQQESGPLANGAIAYAYDELGRLASRTVGGQGAETFQYDALGRLVTHASDLGSFTLSYLGQTGQLISRTLSGSTLATTWSYLPNSGDRRLSGIANTGLAAGQYSNYAFTTTPENFISGITESSDASAVYPTAGTQTATYNNLNQLTNLSGQTLTFDADGSLTSDGQRTYSWDAENRLVGIAYPGQPGKATAFTYDGLGRRVSIASTPPGGGSATTTSYLWCGSALCQARDAGNTPIRGYYDEGEVVPGSPAQPYYYGLDQIGSVRRAFASTSSAPAYSYDPYGVPLQGTAPVTDFVYGGMFYNADSGLYLTRYRAYDPVAGRWLSRDPFGEGSDPVGNLYPYAGGNPISLTDPNGDFVPLLVGAAAGAASDVAIQLAINGGKFGCINWGSVGISAALGAVGGAGGGYVDMLFRRAFAALAARRAAQTAAQALGEASTTIGARGGESAAAAAGRQAHRELAERIAGKSGWQSEPRLVGANGRIYRPDVVTPHGRVLELKPNTPSGRASGARQIQIYEEQLGMRGRVIYYEPPQ, encoded by the coding sequence GTGGGACCCGGCACCGGCACGACACAGTACAGCTACGTACCGGTGGGCTCCCTGGGGGCGCTGCAGCTCCAGCAAGAGAGCGGGCCGCTGGCCAACGGCGCCATCGCCTATGCGTACGACGAGCTTGGCCGGCTCGCCTCGCGCACCGTCGGCGGCCAGGGCGCCGAGACCTTCCAGTACGACGCCCTCGGCCGGCTGGTGACGCACGCCAGCGACCTCGGCTCCTTCACGCTCTCCTATCTCGGCCAGACCGGCCAGCTCATCAGCCGCACGCTCAGTGGCAGCACGCTCGCCACCACCTGGAGCTACCTGCCCAATTCCGGTGACCGGCGGCTGAGCGGCATCGCCAACACCGGCCTCGCCGCGGGGCAGTATTCCAACTACGCCTTCACCACGACGCCCGAGAACTTCATCTCCGGCATCACCGAGTCGAGCGACGCCTCGGCCGTCTATCCCACCGCGGGCACGCAGACGGCGACCTACAACAACCTCAACCAGCTCACCAACCTCTCGGGGCAAACGCTGACCTTCGACGCCGACGGCAGCCTCACCTCGGACGGCCAGCGCACCTACAGCTGGGACGCCGAGAACCGCCTGGTCGGCATCGCCTATCCCGGCCAGCCCGGCAAGGCGACCGCCTTCACCTATGACGGCCTGGGCCGGCGGGTGTCGATCGCCAGCACGCCGCCCGGCGGCGGCAGTGCGACCACGACCTCCTATCTCTGGTGCGGTTCGGCCCTCTGCCAGGCGCGCGATGCCGGCAATACGCCGATCCGCGGCTACTACGACGAGGGCGAGGTCGTGCCGGGCTCGCCCGCCCAGCCCTATTACTACGGCCTCGACCAGATCGGCTCGGTGCGCCGCGCCTTCGCCAGCACCTCGAGCGCGCCGGCCTACAGCTACGATCCCTACGGCGTGCCGCTGCAAGGCACCGCACCCGTCACCGACTTCGTCTATGGCGGCATGTTCTACAACGCCGACAGCGGGCTCTATCTGACGCGGTACCGCGCGTATGACCCAGTCGCAGGACGATGGCTATCGCGGGATCCTTTCGGCGAGGGGAGCGACCCAGTTGGCAACCTTTATCCCTATGCCGGCGGCAATCCGATCAGCCTTACTGATCCGAATGGCGACTTTGTCCCGCTCTTGGTCGGCGCAGCGGCCGGTGCCGCCTCGGACGTTGCCATTCAGCTCGCGATAAATGGCGGCAAGTTCGGCTGCATCAATTGGGGCTCAGTTGGCATTTCGGCCGCTCTTGGTGCGGTCGGCGGAGCCGGTGGCGGTTACGTCGATATGCTCTTCCGACGCGCTTTTGCAGCGTTGGCAGCGAGAAGAGCGGCACAGACGGCGGCGCAAGCACTTGGGGAGGCGAGCACCACTATCGGTGCTCGCGGCGGCGAGAGCGCTGCGGCTGCCGCTGGCAGACAGGCCCACCGCGAACTAGCAGAACGTATCGCCGGGAAATCAGGATGGCAGTCCGAACCTCGGTTAGTCGGTGCCAATGGCAGAATCTATCGGCCAGATGTTGTTACGCCGCATGGAAGAGTTCTCGAATTGAAGCCCAATACACCTTCAGGCAGAGCTTCTGGCGCTCGGCAAATTCAAATCTATGAAGAGCAACTAGGCATGCGAGGTCGCGTAATCTACTACGAGCCACCACAATGA
- a CDS encoding RHS repeat-associated core domain-containing protein produces the protein MHQRSAIAAPTVGVWAIAAVGSDTNAAINRLRIVGIFYPGQPGKATAFTYDGLGRRVAIASTPAGGGSTVTTSYLWCGSALCQARNASNTPIRRYYDEGEYVPGSPGQPYYYGIDQIGSVRRAFASTISAPAYSYDRYGVPLQSTAPVTDFVYGGMFYNADSGLYLTNYRAYDPVAGRWLSRDPLGEFSLTARSGTASISTTFGSTVALAENANLSKTASGSPFDGLSKDAAARSEDMRNELILRALPVSARLPPQNTPPIDIAGDSYDFDTATNLYDYATSNPVSEIDPQGLQIKLLGPQGTRICGIICGGYGFRIDYGPNPSPTLLHFHFGPLSAGGDWGGHRPWYAPWCRY, from the coding sequence ATGCACCAGCGCTCCGCCATCGCCGCACCGACGGTCGGAGTCTGGGCGATCGCTGCCGTCGGAAGCGACACCAACGCCGCTATCAACAGGCTTCGCATAGTCGGCATCTTCTATCCCGGCCAGCCCGGCAAGGCGACCGCCTTCACCTACGACGGCCTTGGCCGGCGGGTGGCGATCGCCAGCACGCCGGCAGGTGGCGGCAGTACGGTCACGACCTCCTATCTCTGGTGTGGCTCGGCCCTCTGCCAGGCGCGCAACGCAAGCAACACGCCGATCCGCCGCTACTACGACGAGGGCGAGTACGTGCCGGGCTCGCCGGGCCAGCCCTACTACTACGGCATCGACCAGATCGGCTCGGTGCGCCGCGCCTTTGCCAGCACCATCAGCGCGCCGGCCTACAGCTATGATCGCTACGGCGTGCCGCTGCAGAGCACCGCGCCGGTCACCGACTTCGTCTATGGCGGCATGTTCTACAATGCCGACAGCGGGCTCTATCTGACGAACTATCGGGCCTATGATCCTGTGGCCGGTCGATGGTTATCGAGGGATCCGTTAGGGGAGTTTAGTTTGACCGCAAGGTCTGGGACGGCATCTATTTCGACAACCTTCGGGTCTACGGTCGCGCTAGCGGAAAACGCGAACCTCTCCAAGACAGCTTCAGGTTCTCCATTTGACGGCCTTTCCAAAGACGCAGCAGCTCGTTCAGAGGACATGCGCAACGAACTGATATTGCGCGCTTTGCCTGTTTCGGCTCGACTGCCACCTCAGAACACGCCGCCAATAGACATCGCTGGCGACTCATACGATTTCGACACTGCGACAAATCTATATGACTACGCGACGTCAAATCCGGTTTCGGAGATCGATCCACAAGGACTGCAGATCAAGCTCCTTGGACCTCAGGGAACCAGAATTTGTGGCATCATCTGTGGCGGATATGGCTTTCGTATAGACTACGGGCCAAATCCAAGTCCCACGCTCCTTCACTTTCATTTCGGTCCACTTAGCGCAGGGGGCGATTGGGGCGGACATCGTCCATGGTACGCGCCCTGGTGCAGATACTGA
- a CDS encoding DUF4010 domain-containing protein, with product MTPIASSSFLVGLAVALGIGLLIGADRERRKGEGPSRAAAGLRTFAAAAVAGAVGSDIGGEIVLAVVTSGVALLAAFSYRRTRDDDPGITTEIALILTTLLGAFAMRQPLVAAGLGTLVAGLLHARSPLHGFVRDILSEADIRDALIFAGATLVVFPLLPAAPIGPYGVLNLHALWLIVILVMAAGSLGYVLTRLVGARFGLPLAGLASGFISSIATIAAMGERARDAPRVLKSAAAAAILSTVATIVQMAVVLAATSMAVLDALQVPLLGAGAAAIGYGAIFTARALGEKTADAHRPDRAFSLPAALAFAAILAAIVVASAALQERFGSTGAVLAAAVGGLADSHAAAVSIASLAAAGKLGVDDAVVLILVAFSTNGLGKIAAAVRGGRAFALAVVPGLVLVALAAWAGAAAVRL from the coding sequence GTGACGCCGATCGCTTCCTCTTCTTTTCTCGTCGGCCTTGCCGTGGCCCTCGGCATCGGCCTGCTGATCGGCGCCGACCGGGAGCGCCGCAAGGGCGAGGGGCCGTCGAGGGCGGCGGCCGGCCTGCGGACGTTCGCCGCGGCCGCGGTCGCCGGCGCCGTCGGCTCCGACATCGGAGGCGAAATCGTGCTCGCCGTGGTGACGTCGGGCGTCGCCCTCCTGGCGGCCTTCTCCTACCGGCGAACGCGGGACGACGACCCGGGCATCACCACCGAGATCGCCCTGATCCTGACGACGCTGCTGGGCGCGTTCGCCATGCGCCAGCCGCTGGTCGCGGCGGGCCTCGGCACGCTGGTGGCAGGGCTGCTCCATGCCCGATCGCCCCTGCACGGCTTCGTCCGCGACATCCTCTCCGAGGCCGACATCCGCGACGCGCTGATCTTCGCCGGCGCCACGCTGGTCGTCTTTCCGCTGCTGCCGGCCGCTCCGATCGGGCCCTATGGCGTGCTGAACCTCCATGCGCTCTGGCTGATCGTGATTCTCGTCATGGCCGCCGGCAGCCTCGGCTATGTCCTGACGCGACTCGTCGGCGCGCGGTTCGGCCTGCCGCTCGCCGGTCTTGCGTCCGGCTTCATATCGAGCATCGCCACCATCGCCGCGATGGGCGAGCGCGCCCGCGATGCCCCTCGCGTGCTGAAGTCGGCCGCGGCCGCAGCGATCCTTTCGACGGTGGCCACGATCGTGCAGATGGCCGTCGTGCTGGCCGCGACCAGCATGGCCGTCCTCGACGCCCTCCAGGTGCCGTTGCTCGGCGCCGGCGCCGCGGCGATCGGCTATGGCGCGATCTTCACGGCGCGCGCGCTCGGCGAGAAAACGGCGGACGCGCATCGCCCCGACCGCGCTTTCAGCCTCCCGGCGGCCCTGGCGTTCGCCGCCATCCTCGCCGCCATCGTCGTCGCTTCCGCGGCCCTTCAGGAACGGTTCGGAAGCACCGGTGCGGTCCTGGCCGCCGCGGTCGGCGGGCTGGCCGACAGCCATGCCGCCGCGGTCTCGATCGCCTCGCTCGCCGCTGCGGGAAAGCTGGGCGTGGACGACGCCGTGGTTCTGATCCTGGTGGCCTTCTCGACCAACGGCCTCGGCAAGATCGCGGCCGCGGTCAGAGGCGGCCGGGCCTTTGCCCTGGCGGTCGTCCCGGGCCTCGTTCTCGTGGCCCTTGCCGCCTGGGCGGGGGCGGCCGCCGTTCGCCTGTGA
- a CDS encoding class I SAM-dependent methyltransferase has product MTLYRRLVVPRLIELSMRQPQMRDYRRGLVPEARGRVLEVGVGSGLNLPFYAEDVREVVGVDPSEELLEMARRRAAEAGRPVTLTRASATSLPLDDASFDTIVMTWTLTLCTIPDPLAALGEMRRVLKPGGALLFIEHGLSPEPAVARWQHRLTPIWRRFTGGCHLDRKMDDLFRAAGFDLPELRNEYAKGPRPMTYMYEGRAVRA; this is encoded by the coding sequence ATGACCCTGTACCGGCGCCTCGTCGTGCCCAGGCTGATCGAGCTCTCGATGCGCCAGCCGCAGATGCGGGACTATCGCCGCGGGCTCGTGCCCGAAGCGCGCGGGCGCGTGCTCGAGGTCGGCGTCGGTTCGGGCCTGAACCTGCCGTTCTACGCCGAAGACGTGCGCGAGGTGGTCGGCGTCGATCCCTCGGAGGAGCTGCTGGAGATGGCGCGCCGGCGCGCCGCCGAGGCCGGCCGGCCGGTGACGCTCACGCGCGCCAGCGCCACGTCCCTGCCGCTCGACGATGCGAGCTTCGACACCATCGTCATGACCTGGACGCTGACGCTGTGCACGATTCCCGACCCGCTGGCGGCGCTCGGCGAGATGCGGCGCGTCCTCAAGCCCGGCGGCGCCCTGCTCTTCATCGAGCATGGCCTGTCGCCCGAGCCGGCCGTCGCGCGCTGGCAGCACCGGCTGACGCCGATCTGGCGCCGCTTCACCGGCGGCTGCCATCTCGACCGCAAGATGGACGATCTCTTCCGCGCGGCGGGCTTCGACTTGCCCGAGCTCAGGAACGAGTACGCCAAGGGCCCGCGGCCGATGACCTACATGTACGAAGGACGCGCGGTGCGGGCCTGA
- a CDS encoding MFS transporter: MRRKQQPSAAVRLGLRENWQQFALLVLVNAFVGGMVGLERTVVPLIGAEEFRIASTTVVVSFIVSFGIVKAIANLVSGHLADSLGRRSMLIAGWLVGLPVPFMVAWAPDWGWVVAANALLGINQGFAWSMTVIMKVDLVGPRSRGLAVGLNEFAGYLSVGVTAFLTGYIAQRWGLRPQPFYLGIGYAVLGLAFSVLLVRDTRAHVTLEMRGHEPAGKGPTFRQIFHRTSFGDRNLFAASQAGLVNNLNDGMSWGIFPLFFAGFGLGVERIGILKAVYPAVWGVLQTVTGPLSDRWGRKGLIVAGMWVQAAGLVTTAVTRSFGWWLGASILLGLGTAMVYPTLIAAVSDASHPSWRARSLSVYRFWRDLGYAIGALSAGIITDLFGAAAAIGAIGVLTFASGAVAAVAMKEECKP, from the coding sequence ATGAGACGCAAGCAGCAACCGTCGGCGGCCGTGCGGCTCGGGCTGCGCGAGAACTGGCAGCAGTTCGCGCTGCTCGTGCTCGTCAATGCCTTCGTCGGCGGCATGGTGGGGCTGGAGCGCACGGTGGTGCCGCTGATCGGGGCCGAGGAGTTCCGGATCGCCTCGACCACCGTCGTCGTCTCCTTCATCGTGAGCTTCGGCATCGTCAAGGCGATCGCCAATCTCGTCTCCGGACATCTCGCCGACAGCTTGGGCCGCCGGAGCATGCTGATCGCGGGTTGGCTGGTCGGCCTGCCGGTGCCCTTCATGGTCGCCTGGGCGCCGGACTGGGGCTGGGTGGTCGCGGCCAATGCGCTGCTCGGCATCAACCAGGGCTTCGCCTGGTCGATGACGGTGATCATGAAGGTCGACCTGGTCGGCCCGAGGTCGCGCGGCCTCGCGGTCGGCCTCAACGAGTTCGCGGGCTACCTGTCGGTCGGCGTGACGGCGTTCCTCACCGGCTACATCGCCCAGCGCTGGGGGCTGAGGCCGCAGCCGTTCTATCTCGGCATCGGCTATGCCGTGCTCGGCCTCGCCTTCTCCGTGCTGCTGGTGCGCGACACCCGCGCGCACGTGACGCTCGAGATGCGCGGTCATGAACCGGCGGGGAAGGGGCCGACCTTCCGGCAGATCTTCCACCGCACCTCGTTCGGCGACCGCAACCTGTTCGCGGCGTCTCAGGCCGGGCTCGTCAACAATCTCAACGACGGCATGAGCTGGGGCATCTTCCCGCTGTTCTTCGCGGGCTTCGGGCTCGGCGTCGAGCGCATCGGCATCCTGAAGGCGGTCTATCCCGCGGTGTGGGGCGTGCTGCAGACCGTGACCGGGCCGTTGAGCGACCGCTGGGGCCGCAAGGGCCTGATCGTCGCCGGCATGTGGGTGCAGGCGGCCGGTCTCGTGACGACGGCGGTCACCCGGAGCTTCGGCTGGTGGCTCGGCGCCAGCATCCTGCTGGGGCTCGGCACCGCCATGGTCTATCCGACGCTGATCGCCGCGGTCTCCGACGCCTCCCATCCGTCGTGGCGCGCCCGCTCGCTCAGCGTCTACCGTTTCTGGCGCGACCTCGGCTACGCGATCGGCGCGCTCTCGGCCGGCATCATCACCGACCTGTTCGGCGCTGCCGCGGCGATCGGCGCCATCGGCGTTCTCACCTTCGCGTCGGGCGCCGTGGCCGCCGTCGCCATGAAGGAGGAGTGCAAGCCATGA
- a CDS encoding metalloregulator ArsR/SmtB family transcription factor: MSSDNPKRALFEGFAEVAKALAHGRRLEILELLAQGERSVEAVAGRIGLPVANVSQHLRLMRRNGLLASRPDGKRVLYRLSDPAVLDLAGALRRVAERNFAEVRDVIGGYFQRRDTLEPVSRAELARRLRAGLVTVLDVRPQDEYAAGHLPKAMNIPLAELQRRLRELPKAREIVAYCRGPYCVLAFEAVALLRRRGFKARRLQDGFPEWKRAGLAVRTSPAR, from the coding sequence ATGTCAAGCGACAACCCCAAGCGCGCGCTGTTCGAAGGCTTCGCCGAGGTCGCCAAGGCGCTGGCGCACGGCCGGCGGCTGGAGATCCTCGAGCTGCTGGCCCAGGGCGAGCGCAGCGTCGAGGCGGTGGCCGGGCGGATCGGCCTGCCGGTCGCCAACGTCTCGCAGCATCTGCGGCTGATGCGCCGCAACGGCCTGCTGGCGTCGCGGCCCGACGGCAAGCGCGTGCTCTACCGGCTGAGCGATCCCGCGGTGCTCGATCTCGCGGGGGCGCTGCGCCGCGTCGCCGAACGCAACTTCGCCGAGGTGCGCGACGTGATCGGCGGCTATTTCCAGCGGCGCGACACGCTCGAGCCGGTGTCGCGCGCGGAACTGGCGCGGCGCCTCCGGGCCGGCCTCGTCACCGTGCTCGACGTGCGGCCGCAGGACGAATATGCCGCCGGCCACTTGCCGAAGGCGATGAACATCCCGCTGGCCGAGCTCCAGCGTCGCCTGCGCGAGCTGCCGAAGGCGCGGGAGATCGTCGCCTATTGCCGCGGCCCCTATTGCGTGCTGGCGTTCGAGGCGGTGGCCCTGCTGCGCCGCCGCGGCTTCAAGGCAAGGCGCCTGCAGGACGGCTTTCCCGAGTGGAAGCGGGCCGGACTGGCCGTCCGCACCTCGCCTGCGCGCTGA